A stretch of Malus sylvestris chromosome 11, drMalSylv7.2, whole genome shotgun sequence DNA encodes these proteins:
- the LOC126591105 gene encoding rho GTPase-activating protein 2: protein MTGLVMLTRGGGCGGGGGGNGKGAKGANKSSEEEQNQISLAALLLAAVRKSMVACRVERGEEVISAVHNMEIGWPTNVQHVTHVTFDRFNGFLGLPVEFEVEVPGRVPSASASVFGVSAESMQLSFDSKGNSVPTILLLMQERLYSQEGLKAEGIFRINPENSHEELVRSQLNRGIVPDDIDVHCLAGLIKAWFRELPSGILDGLSPEEVLQCNTEEESVELVKQLKPTETALLNWAVNLMADVVEEEELNKMNARNIAMVFAPNMTQMSDPLTALMHAVQVMNLLKTLIMKTLREREENDETGGYSPMSSCSSDHQTDEDSDDSQQEMDTRSELEGPTSDYDENAHSIHSSEDEDEVRSVSEIEERFLRHLGENKTAGNSLVVADQPTGELCGEYLSPQSCLSFNMDSGTSFCDSKNGNSALSTTSDGEASSGKCMAAEETNVQMESPSSASSSNRIKIETVDR, encoded by the exons ATGACAGGGCTTGTGATGCTGACGAGGGGCGGCGGCTGCGGAGGCGGAGGTGGCGGAAATGGGAAAGGAGCAAAAGGAGCTAACAAGAGCTCAGAAGAAGAGCAGAACCAGATCTCTCTGGCTGCTCTTCTGTTAGCTGCTGTGAGGAAATCCATGGTAGCCTGCCGTGTCGAAAGAGGCGAAGAAGTCATCTCCGCCGTCCACAACATGGAGATCGGGTGGCCCACGAACGTCCAGCACGTTACCCATGTCACATTCGATCGGTTCAATGGGTTTCTGGGCCTTCCGGTGGAGTTCGAGGTTGAGGTTCCAGGCAGAGTTCCCAGTGCTAG TGCAAGCGTGTTCGGGGTCTCAGCGGAGTCAATGCAGTTGTCTTTTGATTCAAAAGGGAATAGTGTCCCTACTATTCTCTTGCTGATGCAGGAGAGATTATACTCACAAGAAGGATTGAAG GCAGAAGGAATATTTCGTATAAACCCCGAGAACAGCCATGAAGAGCTTGTGAGAAGCCAATTGAACAGGGGAATTGTGCCTGATGACATTGATGTCCATTGTTTGGCAGGCCTAATCAAAGCCTGGTTTCGAGAACTTCCTTCGGGAATACTAGATGGACTGTCTCCTGAAGAAGTTCTTCAATGCAACACGGAAGAGGAATCCGTTGAGCTTGTGAAGCAATTAAAGCCAACCGAGACCGCATTGCTCAACTGGGCAGTCAATCTGATGGCTGATgttgttgaggaagaagaactCAACAAAATGAATGCGCGAAACATCGCTATGGTTTTCGCTCCAAACATGACTCAG ATGTCTGATCCTCTGACGGCTTTAATGCACGCTGTTCAAGTAATGAATTTGCTAAAGACACTGATTATGAAGACGCTAAGAGAGCGTGAAGAAAACGATGAAACTGGAGGATATTCACCAATGTCATCTTGTTCATCTGATCATCAAACCGACGAAGACTCTGATGATAGTCAGCAGGAAATGGATACTAGATCTGAATTGGAGGGTCCAACATCAGACTATGATGAAAACGCGCACTCCATCCACAGCagcgaagatgaagatgaagtcCGATCAGTAAGTGAGATAGAAGAGCGTTTTTTAAGGCACTTAGGGGAGAACAAAACTGCCGGAAACAGCTTGGTGGTGGCAGATCAACCAACAGGCGAGTTGTGCGGGGAATATCTGAGCCCTCAAAGTTGCTTGAGCTTCAACATGGACTCTGGCACATCGTTTTGTGACAGCAAAAATGGGAACTCCGCCCTCAGTACTACGAGTGATGGGGAAGCCTCATCAGGGAAATGTATGGCAGCTGAGGAAACTAATGTTCAAATGGAGAGCCCTTCGTCAGCTTCGAGTTCAAACAGGATTAAAATAGAGACAGTGGACAGATGA
- the LOC126590496 gene encoding uncharacterized protein LOC126590496 produces the protein MIHNSWFHVEANVKDDIFDATTMQKKKKNVMDVSSFMLFEATGDSEADAVSSDDDHPMLSMADEDDAQSCSYDSFDRNPIADDVLNDLDDHGRDDDDRGNDEEEDEEEECSSVYDHHQRWRSGENVGMPLMGGHQLKSTVSVDSTKEFELLNEVEKSRLFWETCLAS, from the coding sequence ATGATTCATAATTCATGGTTTCATGTGGAGGCGAACGTGAAGGACGACATTTTCGACGCAACGACgatgcagaagaagaagaagaacgttATGGATGTGTCTTCTTTCATGTTGTTTGAAGCAACTGGTGATTCTGAGGCTGATGCAGTATCATCAGATGATGATCATCCCATGTTGTCTATGGCTGATGAGGATGATGCTCAATCGTGCAGTTACGATTCGTTTGATCGGAACCCTATTGCTGATGATGTGCTCAATgatcttgatgatcatggtcgCGATGACGATGATCGTGGCAAcgatgaggaggaggacgaagaagaagaatgttCATCAGTTTATGATCATCATCAAAGATGGAGGAGTGGGGAAAATGTTGGTATGCCATTGATGGGGGGACACCAGCTGAAATCAACTGTGTCCGTTGATTCAACCAAAGAGTTTGAGTTGTTGAATGAGGTGGAGAAGAGCAGGCTATTTTGGGAAACTTGCTTGGCCTCATGA